ACGTCCATGTGCCTGTAATTGCGAAGATCGAAAAGCCTCAGGCAGTCGAGAACCTAATCGAGATCGTAAATGCGTTTGATGGCATTATGGTTGCTCGAGGCGACTTGGGTGTCGAGATGCCTCTGGAAGCTGTACCGCTTGTCCAGAAACGAGCGATCGAATTGGCACGTAGGAACGCCAAACCGGTTATTGTTGCCACTCAGGTATTTGACTCGATGATCCACAATCCGCGTCCTACTCGTGCAGAAGCCTCTGACTGCGCAAATGCCATCCTCGACGGTGCTGATGCGGTCATGCTATCCGGCGAGACTTCGATTGGTGCGTATCCAATCGAGGCTGTTCGGACTATGGCAAGAATTATCGAGAACGTGGAAGAACACGGTGGGGAGCGTATTGCTCCTCTAGGTTCTTACCCTCACACCCGCGGGGGCGTGATCACGAAGGCAGCTGCTGATATCGGCGAGTTGATGGACGTGAAGTTCATGGTTACGTTCACCCAATCCGGTGACACAGCACGCCGCCTATCCCGGCTGCGCAGCCCCATCCCTATGCTAGCCTTCACGCCGCTCGAATCTACTCGGGCACAGCTAGCAGTGTCGTGGGGATTGCAGACCTATCGCACGCCTGAAGTTCGCCACACTGACGATATGGTGCGCCAGGTCGATCAGCTACTTAAGGAATCGCATCTGGCCGAACCTGGCGACGATATTGTGATCGTTGCTGGCATGCCACCAGGAACCCCTGGATCTACTAACTCCATCCGCGTCCACACCATCTCTGAGGATTAGCGGTATACAGAAAAAGGACCAGCCTGATAGGTTGGTCCTTTTTCTATGCAAATCCACAGTTTTATAGGGGCCACAAGGCTGCCGGGGACGCGGTTGAAGGAGCGAGGTCACCTTCTAAGAGGCCTAGAGGCTGCAGTAGCTTCTAAATTATTGGGGTATGCGCTTCTGTATACGTTAGGACCAGAACAGATAGGCTCAGTCCTTTGGGGCGCTCAATGAATGCCCCGGTGCCGGTAGTGGCGAATGGAGGCCAGTCCACCTGGCATTTGTTGGTATATTCTTCAAACTAATGCGTTTATTAATCAAGGGATGCGGGTGCTTTCGCACCCGCATCCCTAAATCTAGATGACTACTTACTAGCCGCAGCAAGAACCGTCGTTCTCGTCGCCATAGGAGGAGTCCCCGTACATATCAATCAGTGCGCGCTCATCCTCAACTTCGCTGTTCGCCTTATCAAGCTTCTTCTGAAGCTCTGCAGCATCCGCAGAAGCTGCATCTGCATTCTGCTTAGCGGTAGCTACTTCTGCCTCTAGCTGCTTGGCGTCGGCCTCCAGTTTGGCGTTGTCTGCCTTGGCCTTGCGGTAGATCGGTCCGTGGTGGGGGCAATCTACCATGTTGATGGACTCGATGTACTTGATCTCCTTATCATTCTTGGCGATCTGTTCCTTTACACCGTCTAGCTTGGCTTGCGCATCGGCCTGCTTCTTCTGCGAGGCTGCAAGAGTTGCATTAGCTGCGTCTAGCTGGTTCTTGATCTCATTGCGAGTATCGACTAGCTTATCCAGCTTAGAGCGGGTGTCGACAGGAGCCGGAGCTGGCTTGGGCTGTTCGGCCTTCTTGGGTTCGTCCTTCTTTTCCTCAGTCGGCGGGTTGGTCGCTGCGGGCTTCTCTGCAACCTTTTCAGGCTCAGGAGTTGTACCTAGCTTTTCATCCGCAGCCTTGATGGCCTTTTCCAATTCGGCCTTCTTTTCAGCCAGTTTGGCGTTGTCTGCCTTGGCCTTGCTGTAGATCGGTCCGTGGTGGGGGCAATCCACCATGTTCATGGCCTCGATCTCCTTGATCGTCTTATTATTCTTGGCGATCTCCTCATCGACCTTCTTCAGCTCCTTCACAGCCTTCTGCCTCTCGGCCTTAATTGCTGCCAGGTCTTCCTTCTCATCTGCTGGAGCGGGGGTGCCGTGGGCGCTGTGATCAACAGGCTTTGCTTCGGGCTGGGCCGGGGTGTGGTGCTCGGGAGCCGGGGTTTCGGCATGGGGAGCGGGCTTAGCCGGTTCGGCCTTCTTGGGCTCTTCCTTCTTATGCGCCGGTGCAGGCTTGGCTGCAGAAGGCTTCTCTACAACCTTCTTGGGCTTGTGTGCTGCGGCGAGCTTTGCATCTGCTGCCTTGATCAGCTTTTGCAACTCGGCTTTCTTGGCAGCGAGCCTGGCGTTGTCTGCCTTGGCCTTGCGGTAGATCGGCCCGTGGTGGGGGCAATTTACCATGTTGATGGACTCGATGTACTTGATTGTCTTATTATTCTTAGCAATCTGCGCTTCGATATTGCGCAGTGCCTCTGCTGCTGTCTGATGGCCAGGCGTACCGGTATGGGCTGCGGGGACTGAGTGACCAGAGTGTCCCGGCTGAGCGGAGCTGTGGTGCGGAGCCGCAGCGTGATGTGTGGGCCGTGCGGCCGCGGCATGATTTACCGGGGACCCACCTACGCGGCCATTGCTAGCTCCAGCATGCGCTTTGCTTGCCGCACGTGATGGAGCCTTCTTACCTTCGCAGCAGGATTTCTTCTTACCGGATGCGGTAGAAGCAGTGTGCCGTCCCGAAGTGGCCGCACCGCCATTCTTTCCGGAAGAAGATCCGTGGCGCTTGCCTTCGCAGCAAGACCTCTTCTTTCCGGCTGTGGATGTTCCTGCCTTCTTTGCGGCAGTAGACGCATGGCCCTTGCCTTCGCAGCAGGATTTCTTCTTGCCGGTTTTGTGAGTGGATGAGGCTGATTTCACGGCCTCTTTCTTGTCCTTCTTCCCATCGCAGCAAGATTTTTTCTTCTTAGAAGAGGACGAGTCGGAAGCAGCTGTGGCAGAACCCTTCTTATCTGTCTTCTGAGCGTCCTTAGTTGACTCTTTGTTGGTCTTGGCTTTGTCAGAAGGAGTAGACGGGGTAGAGGCATCAGAGCTGGAATCGGTCTGTGCCTGCGCTGCAGAGGCCCCCTGATCCGAAGAAGAGGAAGGTGATGAAGAGACTGAGCAGCCAGTCAATGACATCAAAGAAATTAAGGCCATCGTCGCAGTAGACATTAACAAACAGCGACTATTTTTCATGGGGTAGTCCTTCTGTATTGAGATAGGTTAGAAGAATGCCTCGGAATCGCCATAGCGAGTCTATGTAATTCCGAAATATTCCACTTGTGAAAATCAGCAGCTACAGGATTACCGCAGCTAAAAGGGATTTTCCAGATGCGACTACTAAAAATGCAACAAAGAATAAAATGCTTAAATAAATGAAATCTTCAGGCAGAATACAGTGGTATGTGCACTTGCCTTTTTTAGTCTTGGGTCGCACTAAGTCTTCTATTACTTAAAACACGCTTAGGGGCTAAAGATGAAAAATTGCGCTGTAATGCAGTAGGTGTGGAAGAGAGGGCGAGAGGGAGCGCTTTTGTCGGGCAGCCGCAGAGAATAAAAGGCGTGGGGCATATGTAGCCTGCCCCACGCCTAGTTTTATTATTCTCCGACTTGGTCAATAACCGCGTCTGCGACTTCACGCATCGACAAGCGACGGTCCATCGAGGTCTTTTGGATCCATCTAAAGGATTCTGGCTCTGTCATTCCCATGCGGTCCATTAGTAGGCCCTTGGCGCGGTCGACAGCCTTTCGGGTCTCGAAACGCTCCGTCATGTCCGCTATCTCTTCTTCTAGGGAGATGAGCTCAGCGTGTCTAGAGAAAGCAATTTCAACGGCAGGTAATAGCTCGGCTGGCGTGAACGGCTTCACAACGTAAGCCATAGCTCCGGCGTCGCGAGCTCTTTCGACTAGTTCTGTCTGAGAAAAAGCTGTGAGCATTACCACTGCGCAGCTAAGTTCTGTCATGATCTTCTCTGCAGCTGTGATGCCGTCCATCTTAGGCATCTTGACGTCCATGACACATAGGTCAGGCTCTAGCTCAAGTGCCTTCTGAACTGCTTCTTCACCGTCTGCGGCCTCGCCTACAACCTCGTAGCCGGCGTCCGCCAACGTTTCGACAATGTCCAGTCGGATGAGTGCTTCGTCCTCAACTACCAAGACCCTACGGCCGTTGGATTTGCTGGATTCCGATTTCAATTTAGATTCAGTCACCCTTATACTCTAATATGTTCCAAGGAAGTTTTCTTCCATGGCTCAGTGGCCCAACTGGCAGAGGCGGTCGACTCAAAATCGGCATGTTGTGGGTTCGAATCCCACCTGAGCTACCAACAAGGACCAATTGGCTCCTCGGGTGCAATGATTTAGCGGCGTATTGCTAGCTATATGTGCCTACACGCGTCCGGTTTGTGAGTAAGCTCCTGATTTTACGTCGATGTAGGTTCTCAGCATGTGGGATGCGTTCTTGAGGGAGAAGTTATGGATTCGAGAACGGCTCGCGTCAATTCAATGTAGCTGACGAGTCTTGATTTTCTCCTTTAGGGTGGTGAGCCATCGCCATGGTGCCCGCGGATAGTTAGCGGGGTGCTGAATCCTCTGGCATACCGAAGCCGGCCGCGAGCGCGCGAAGAAGATTTGGACTTAGGTGGACGGGGTAAGCCCGACTGTGTCTGCCGAATCTTTGCAACCTATTAATCTCTCCTCACCTATTTTCTGTGACGACCGGTGAATTTCTCTATATGACACAGCTTCTCGGAAGGCGTGGCGTCATATTGAGGGCGACAGGCAGCGATTTATCTTAGTTTCTATATTCGACACTTACTACATAAGTAACTGCTTTCGAAGATAGGTAAATTGCCAAGATGCATTCAGAATCTAAAAGGCTAAGTCTCGTGGCAGCAGCTGCACTGCTTGTCGTATCAGCGGTGTGGGGATCTACTTTCTTCATCATTAAGGACCTAGTAAGTATTATTCCGCCGTTAGATTTCCTAGGTGTGCGATTTTTCCTGGCAGGAGCCATAATAGCGATTTTTAGAATCGGCCCGCTCCTAAGGGTGAACTGGCGAGTTTGGCGAAGGGGAATGATTCTCGGCTTGTTTTACGGCCTAGCACAGGTTTGTCAGACTATCGGGTTGGGCTATACCCATGCCTCTGTATCGGGCTTTATCTCTGCAACTTACGTAGTGCTAACGCCCGTGGTTCTTTTCGCACTCTTCCGCACCCGCATACCACCGATTACCTGGCTGGCCGTCTTTCTTGCAACCGTCGCTTTGGGAGTGCTTAGCTTGCAAGGTCTGTCCGCCGGTACAGGGGAAGGGATCACCTTTATTGGAGCTCTGTTCTACGCGTTGCACATTGCTTTGATGGGGTACTGGGCCCCCAAGGGGAACCAGGTTGAGCTGGGCACGATACAGCTAATAACCCTCGGCATCTTCTGCACAATTTGCGCCTCTGGCGGTGGCATTGTGCTTCCCAGCGGAGGCAAGCAATGGTGCCAAATGCTGTATATGGTCATTTTTGCTGCGCTACTGGCTATCGTCACTCAAACCTGGGCGCAGTCACATATCAGCGCCACGGCTACAGCCTTGATTCTGACTACGGAACCGTTCTTTGCGGCTGCATTCGCCATAGCTTTCGGGGGTGAAAAGTTCACCTTCCGTCTTGCTCTGGGAGGAGCGCTGATGATCATAGCGATGGTTGTTTCAGAAATCGGCCCAAAGTGCAGTTATTCGCGGAATAAGTGGCGTAATTCGAAGGCTGTAGCGAAACAATCGGTATAGGCGGGTAGCGCCCGCACCTACCTAGTGCTGAGTGGATGAGAAGGAGCTTGGGGCTAAGCGGGCTGAATATGCGTGCAGCCTCCGCCGCTTAGCCTCTCACCTTTCATCTATCGGGATAAAATGTCCGGTCATACGCCCGCAGGCTGTCAGTCGGTCATCTTCGTCATAGATCTTTACGGCATAGACTGCCTGGCTTTTGCCAATGCGAAGAGCGCTCGCTACCGCTTTCACCTTATTTGTGGTTGCGGGGCGAAGATGCGATACCGATAGCTCTGAGCCGACCGCTGCCATT
The genomic region above belongs to Winkia neuii and contains:
- the pyk gene encoding pyruvate kinase; the encoded protein is MRRAKIVCTLGPATDSPEEVQALVDAGMDVARINRSHGTAEEHEKVISSVRAAAKSSGRSVAVLVDLQGPKIRLGTFKNGKELLHKGDTFTITTRDVEGTATEVGTTFKGLPGDCRPGDVLLIDDGNVSVRVTDVTETDVVTSVEVPGHVSDHKGLNLPGVAVSVPALSEKDREDLRWGLRIGADIIALSFVRSADDIKDVHQIMDEENVHVPVIAKIEKPQAVENLIEIVNAFDGIMVARGDLGVEMPLEAVPLVQKRAIELARRNAKPVIVATQVFDSMIHNPRPTRAEASDCANAILDGADAVMLSGETSIGAYPIEAVRTMARIIENVEEHGGERIAPLGSYPHTRGGVITKAAADIGELMDVKFMVTFTQSGDTARRLSRLRSPIPMLAFTPLESTRAQLAVSWGLQTYRTPEVRHTDDMVRQVDQLLKESHLAEPGDDIVIVAGMPPGTPGSTNSIRVHTISED
- a CDS encoding DMT family transporter, whose protein sequence is MAAAALLVVSAVWGSTFFIIKDLVSIIPPLDFLGVRFFLAGAIIAIFRIGPLLRVNWRVWRRGMILGLFYGLAQVCQTIGLGYTHASVSGFISATYVVLTPVVLFALFRTRIPPITWLAVFLATVALGVLSLQGLSAGTGEGITFIGALFYALHIALMGYWAPKGNQVELGTIQLITLGIFCTICASGGGIVLPSGGKQWCQMLYMVIFAALLAIVTQTWAQSHISATATALILTTEPFFAAAFAIAFGGEKFTFRLALGGALMIIAMVVSEIGPKCSYSRNKWRNSKAVAKQSV
- a CDS encoding ANTAR domain-containing response regulator, with amino-acid sequence MTESKLKSESSKSNGRRVLVVEDEALIRLDIVETLADAGYEVVGEAADGEEAVQKALELEPDLCVMDVKMPKMDGITAAEKIMTELSCAVVMLTAFSQTELVERARDAGAMAYVVKPFTPAELLPAVEIAFSRHAELISLEEEIADMTERFETRKAVDRAKGLLMDRMGMTEPESFRWIQKTSMDRRLSMREVADAVIDQVGE